A genomic region of Gemmata massiliana contains the following coding sequences:
- a CDS encoding M42 family metallopeptidase has protein sequence MEHTSHEFLKGLLETPSPSGFEQQIQQVVRDRMRPFADEIRTDSHGNVFAARFPEGRPADAPRIMLAGHCDQIGLMVQYIDSDGFLYIQPIGGWDMQILLGQHLTVWTKSGGIHGVVARRAIHLLKPEERGKVPDFTDVWVDIGAKNREEAESLVRCGDPLTFALGYRPLRNGLAASPAMDDKVGLWVCMEAVRLLQGRPLRAAVFGASTVAEEIGLRGATTAAYSINPTVGIAVDVTHATDTPGSDKKSQGDIKCGAGPVVYRGPNISPRVFDLLEETAKAHEIPVQVRGTPRATGTDANAIQITREGVATGLIGIPNRYMHSPVEVIHLDDLTNAAKLLAEFCAVVGPETNWIP, from the coding sequence ATGGAGCACACGTCGCACGAGTTCTTGAAGGGGTTGCTCGAAACGCCCAGCCCGTCCGGGTTCGAGCAGCAGATCCAGCAAGTGGTTCGCGATCGCATGAGGCCGTTCGCGGACGAGATCCGCACCGATTCGCACGGGAACGTGTTCGCGGCCCGGTTCCCGGAGGGGCGCCCTGCCGACGCCCCACGCATCATGCTCGCCGGGCACTGCGACCAGATCGGCCTCATGGTGCAGTACATCGATTCCGACGGGTTCCTCTACATCCAGCCCATCGGCGGCTGGGACATGCAGATCCTGCTCGGCCAGCACCTGACCGTGTGGACGAAGAGCGGCGGCATTCACGGGGTCGTAGCCCGGCGCGCGATTCACCTCCTGAAGCCGGAAGAGCGCGGAAAGGTGCCGGACTTCACCGACGTGTGGGTGGACATCGGCGCGAAGAACCGCGAAGAGGCCGAATCACTCGTGCGGTGCGGCGACCCGCTCACGTTCGCGCTCGGCTACCGGCCGCTCCGCAACGGCCTTGCGGCCAGCCCCGCGATGGACGACAAGGTCGGGCTGTGGGTGTGTATGGAGGCCGTGCGGTTGCTCCAGGGGCGCCCGCTCAGGGCGGCCGTCTTTGGCGCTTCAACTGTAGCCGAAGAGATCGGGCTGCGTGGGGCGACGACGGCCGCCTACTCGATCAACCCCACGGTGGGCATCGCGGTGGACGTGACGCACGCGACCGACACACCCGGGAGCGACAAGAAATCGCAGGGCGACATCAAGTGCGGCGCCGGGCCGGTCGTGTACCGCGGGCCGAACATCAGCCCGCGGGTGTTCGACCTGCTCGAAGAGACCGCGAAGGCGCACGAGATCCCGGTACAGGTGCGCGGAACCCCTCGTGCCACCGGCACCGACGCGAACGCGATCCAGATCACGCGCGAGGGCGTTGCGACGGGGCTTATCGGCATCCCGAACCGCTACATGCACAGTCCGGTCGAGGTGATCCACCTCGACGATCTGACCAACGCGGCGAAGCTTCTCGCGGAGTTCTGCGCGGTAGTCGGGCCGGAGACGAACTGGATTCCGTAA
- a CDS encoding DUF2752 domain-containing protein — MHPEQPDTNTRDERPPRAKVLRPAEDAARLKRVVRAVLLSLAAVLTAVFAAAAYIHPYDEDGTPRTMSTHTQLGMPPCNFAVLTGKPCPSCGMTTSFALLVHGDVSASLRANWVGTTICVIWALTLVWALASGLRGQPLFVPKRRGAGELIFTCVTGAVVFLMLARWGVLLIWG, encoded by the coding sequence GTGCATCCCGAACAACCCGATACGAACACCCGCGACGAGAGGCCGCCCCGGGCAAAGGTGCTTCGCCCCGCGGAAGACGCGGCCCGGCTTAAGCGCGTGGTCCGGGCGGTGCTGCTGTCGCTCGCGGCGGTACTCACGGCCGTGTTCGCGGCAGCGGCTTACATCCATCCTTACGACGAGGATGGTACGCCGCGGACGATGTCCACGCACACGCAACTCGGGATGCCACCGTGCAACTTCGCGGTGCTGACCGGCAAACCGTGTCCCTCGTGTGGGATGACAACGAGCTTCGCCCTCCTGGTTCACGGGGACGTGTCCGCGTCCCTCCGGGCGAACTGGGTGGGCACCACGATCTGCGTGATCTGGGCGCTTACTTTAGTATGGGCACTGGCGAGCGGGCTGCGGGGGCAGCCGCTCTTCGTCCCGAAGCGCCGTGGGGCCGGCGAACTGATTTTTACGTGCGTCACCGGCGCCGTTGTTTTTCTTATGCTCGCACGCTGGGGCGTGCTGCTGATTTGGGGGTAA
- the dapA gene encoding 4-hydroxy-tetrahydrodipicolinate synthase gives MAATRGELFAGVTVAIITPFKNGEVDWDELGKLVDWHCEQGTDALAPCGTTGESPTLTHDENERVVAFVCERARGRTKIIAGTGSNSTSEAIRMTKAAKKAGANGTLQVGPYYNKPTQEGYFRHFAALAEATDLPIVVYNIPGRTASNILPETLARMAEKCPTIVAVKEATGSLDQASQVAALTDLTILSGDDSLTLPLMSIGGKGVVSVVGNIVPRDMMALVKAFAAGKFEEALQWHRKLFPLCRDMLGVATNPIPLKTAIKLLGRGNGEMRLPMCPIDAAGEAKVRQTLVNYGLLKA, from the coding sequence ATGGCTGCCACTCGCGGCGAGTTGTTCGCCGGTGTCACCGTTGCCATTATCACCCCGTTCAAGAACGGCGAAGTCGATTGGGACGAACTCGGCAAACTCGTGGACTGGCACTGCGAGCAGGGCACCGACGCGCTCGCGCCGTGCGGCACCACCGGTGAATCGCCGACCCTCACGCACGACGAAAACGAGCGCGTGGTCGCGTTCGTGTGCGAGCGCGCACGCGGGCGCACGAAGATCATAGCCGGCACCGGGTCGAACTCGACCTCCGAAGCGATCCGGATGACGAAGGCCGCGAAGAAGGCCGGCGCGAACGGCACGCTGCAAGTCGGCCCGTACTACAACAAGCCGACGCAAGAGGGCTACTTCCGCCACTTCGCCGCGCTCGCGGAGGCCACCGACCTCCCGATCGTCGTTTACAACATCCCGGGCCGCACCGCGAGCAACATCCTGCCGGAAACGCTCGCACGCATGGCCGAGAAGTGCCCCACGATCGTCGCCGTGAAGGAAGCGACCGGCTCACTCGACCAGGCGAGCCAGGTCGCGGCCCTTACCGACCTCACGATCCTGAGCGGCGACGACAGCCTCACCCTTCCGCTCATGAGCATCGGCGGCAAGGGCGTGGTGAGCGTGGTCGGCAACATCGTGCCGCGCGACATGATGGCGCTGGTGAAGGCGTTCGCCGCGGGCAAGTTTGAAGAAGCGCTCCAGTGGCACCGGAAGCTGTTCCCGCTCTGCCGTGACATGCTCGGCGTGGCGACGAACCCGATCCCGCTGAAGACCGCGATAAAGCTCCTCGGGCGCGGAAACGGCGAGATGCGCCTGCCGATGTGCCCGATCGACGCGGCCGGCGAAGCGAAGGTGCGCCAGACGCTCGTGAATTATGGGTTGCTGAAAGCGTAA
- the tilS gene encoding tRNA lysidine(34) synthetase TilS — MAVSGGADSVALLCALRACGAPVVVAHVNHRLRGEESDGDETFVRELCATLGAECYVRSADVAALASGSNLESTARRVRYEFFAEVAHVAGAAWVVTAHTADDQAETVLHRLIRGTGLQGLRGIAAERGAEPPPPSPLPEGKGGERQPNPLTPFPKKEGGAETNATDFTSQAPVLSPSPFRGGIGEGLQPQPPSPSPLPEGKGEQVSDISGRTARVNERVVFSPSPKRRGAGGVDSSILRPLLTVTRVDVLAYLAEIDQPYRTDSTNADTKFTRNRIRHELLPLLKTFNPDVVSALTHLAEHATEAHEVISFAAAELLARAERPSAANVRVLDAGTLAGAPRAVTRAALRLLWEREGWSMNDMTFDAWERGVEVACRNTGACDFPGGISMRAVGRVVQLTRRK, encoded by the coding sequence GTGGCAGTTTCCGGTGGCGCGGACAGTGTGGCACTCCTGTGCGCGCTGCGCGCCTGCGGTGCGCCAGTCGTTGTGGCGCACGTGAATCATCGGCTCCGCGGGGAAGAGTCCGATGGCGACGAAACCTTCGTGCGCGAACTGTGCGCGACGCTCGGCGCAGAGTGCTACGTTCGGAGCGCGGATGTAGCAGCCCTTGCAAGCGGTAGCAACCTCGAATCGACCGCGCGCCGGGTGCGGTACGAATTCTTCGCGGAGGTGGCGCACGTGGCTGGCGCGGCCTGGGTCGTGACCGCCCACACCGCCGACGATCAGGCCGAGACGGTGCTCCACCGACTGATTCGCGGCACGGGATTGCAGGGACTGCGGGGGATCGCGGCTGAGCGGGGGGCCGAACCTCCCCCCCCATCCCCCCTCCCTGAAGGGAAGGGGGGGGAAAGGCAACCTAACCCCCTAACCCCCTTCCCTAAGAAGGAAGGGGGAGCAGAAACAAACGCAACCGACTTCACGTCGCAAGCGCCGGTTTTAAGCCCCTCTCCGTTTAGGGGAGGGATTGGGGAGGGGTTACAGCCACAACCTCCCTCCCCGTCCCCCCTCCCTGAAGGGAAGGGGGAGCAGGTATCGGACATCTCAGGGCGAACCGCTCGTGTTAACGAGCGGGTGGTTTTCTCCCCCTCCCCTAAACGGAGAGGGGCCGGGGGGGTAGATTCTTCCATCCTCCGCCCGCTCCTTACCGTCACGCGCGTCGATGTGCTGGCGTACCTCGCGGAGATCGATCAGCCGTACCGCACTGACAGCACGAACGCGGACACAAAGTTCACGCGCAATCGCATCCGGCACGAGCTGTTGCCGCTGCTCAAGACGTTCAACCCCGATGTCGTGTCCGCGCTCACGCACCTCGCGGAGCACGCCACCGAAGCGCATGAGGTGATTTCGTTTGCTGCGGCCGAGTTGCTCGCACGGGCTGAGCGCCCCAGCGCCGCAAATGTGCGTGTCCTCGACGCGGGCACACTCGCCGGGGCACCACGTGCCGTGACGCGGGCCGCGTTGCGATTGTTGTGGGAGCGCGAGGGCTGGTCGATGAACGACATGACGTTTGATGCGTGGGAGCGCGGGGTCGAGGTTGCGTGTCGTAACACTGGCGCCTGTGATTTTCCCGGGGGGATCAGCATGCGGGCCGTGGGGCGAGTGGTTCAGCTCACCCGGCGCAAATAG
- a CDS encoding 2,3-bisphosphoglycerate-independent phosphoglycerate mutase: MNIHELIRDLREPAKTKIVLLVADGLGGLSRQPGGLTELETAKTPNLDACAKDGVTGLSIPVLPGITPGSGPGHLGLFGYDPLEYRIGRGILEALGINFAVGARDVAIRGNFCTLGADGKITDRRAGRPTNEKNKAAVEKLRTIKIPGVELFVEPVKEHRFVLVIRGDGLGDRVNDTDPQAVGVPPLKAEGADAASQRTADVVNAFIAEATKVLASEGAINGATLRGFATYPKIATFADVYGLKAAAIAVYPMYKGLARLVGMDILDPGQTLQGQVETLTKVWNDYDFFFLHYKYTDSTGEDGNFPAKVDMIEKLDEIVPDILKLKPDVFIVTGDHSTPSKMKSHSWHPVPTLLLADMCRADEVTEFSERACLRGGLGQFQAMHLMLLAMAHAGRLGKYGA, from the coding sequence ATGAACATACACGAACTCATTCGCGACCTCCGCGAACCGGCGAAAACCAAGATCGTCCTGCTCGTGGCCGACGGTTTGGGCGGGCTTTCCCGTCAACCGGGCGGGCTGACGGAGCTGGAAACCGCGAAAACTCCGAACCTGGACGCCTGCGCCAAAGATGGCGTGACAGGTCTGAGTATTCCGGTTTTGCCGGGTATAACGCCGGGTAGCGGCCCCGGACACCTCGGGCTGTTCGGCTATGACCCGCTCGAATACCGCATCGGGCGCGGCATTCTGGAAGCCCTGGGTATCAACTTCGCGGTCGGCGCGCGCGACGTCGCCATCCGAGGCAATTTCTGTACCCTCGGCGCGGACGGGAAGATCACCGACCGCCGGGCCGGGCGTCCGACGAACGAAAAGAATAAAGCTGCGGTCGAAAAACTTCGCACGATCAAAATTCCCGGCGTGGAACTGTTCGTCGAGCCGGTTAAGGAGCACCGGTTCGTGTTGGTCATCCGCGGCGACGGTCTGGGCGACCGCGTGAACGACACCGACCCGCAAGCCGTCGGCGTGCCCCCACTGAAGGCCGAGGGCGCGGACGCGGCGTCTCAGCGGACGGCGGACGTGGTGAATGCGTTCATCGCGGAAGCGACGAAGGTGCTCGCGAGCGAGGGGGCGATCAACGGCGCGACGCTCCGCGGGTTCGCGACCTATCCGAAGATCGCGACGTTCGCGGACGTGTACGGGCTGAAGGCCGCCGCGATTGCCGTGTACCCGATGTACAAGGGGCTGGCCCGGCTCGTGGGGATGGACATCCTCGACCCCGGACAGACGCTCCAGGGGCAGGTCGAGACGCTCACCAAAGTGTGGAACGATTACGACTTCTTCTTCCTGCACTACAAGTACACGGACAGCACCGGCGAGGATGGCAACTTCCCCGCGAAGGTGGACATGATCGAGAAGCTCGACGAGATCGTGCCCGACATTCTGAAGCTGAAGCCCGACGTGTTCATCGTAACCGGCGACCACAGCACGCCGAGCAAGATGAAGTCGCACTCGTGGCACCCGGTGCCGACGTTGCTGCTCGCGGACATGTGCCGCGCCGACGAGGTGACGGAGTTCAGTGAGCGGGCGTGCTTGCGCGGCGGGTTGGGGCAGTTCCAGGCGATGCACCTGATGCTGCTCGCGATGGCCCATGCGGGGCGCCTGGGTAAGTACGGAGCGTAA
- the purH gene encoding bifunctional phosphoribosylaminoimidazolecarboxamide formyltransferase/IMP cyclohydrolase: MLRPIRRALLSVSDKTGLVDFARELASKYGVELIATGGTRKALADAGLPVKDISELTKFPEILDGRVKTLHPAIYAGLLAKRDKSEHMQTLVEHALPEIDLVVCNLYPFEQTVAKPGVTEAEAIENIDIGGPCMVRAAAKNFASVTIIVDPVSYGPVLKELGQNAGQLSRETRRELASGAFARIAAYDHAIANYFLTGGAPGEVNFDDPDVLPLLFIPNQKLRYGENPHQRAAFYSDGTADRPCVATAEQLHGKELSYNNILDLDSALNLAREFAAPACVVVKHNNPCGAATAGKLADAFGLAWDGDPLSAFGGIIAFNRPVDVDTASALMDPKAKRFIECVIAPDYEPYALDGLRKWKENVRLLKTGDLTGFPKGLDYRRVDGGLLVQARDYGADKPDAWKVVTKRKPTEAEFNALYFSWFVCKHVKSNAIVLARDTQVVGVGAGQMSRVVSVEIAVKKAGEKSKGSVLASDAFFPFPDNVHAAAAAGVTAIIQPGGSVKDPDSIAACDEHGIAMLFTGVRHFRH, encoded by the coding sequence ATGTTACGTCCGATTCGCCGCGCGTTGCTGAGTGTGTCTGACAAGACCGGGCTTGTGGATTTCGCGCGCGAACTTGCTTCCAAGTACGGTGTCGAGCTGATCGCCACCGGCGGGACCCGGAAGGCGCTGGCCGACGCCGGCTTGCCGGTGAAGGACATCAGCGAACTGACAAAGTTCCCCGAGATCCTCGACGGGCGCGTGAAGACGCTCCATCCGGCGATCTACGCCGGGCTGCTCGCCAAGCGCGACAAGTCGGAGCACATGCAGACGCTCGTCGAGCACGCGCTGCCCGAAATCGATCTCGTGGTCTGCAACCTGTACCCGTTCGAGCAGACCGTCGCGAAGCCCGGTGTGACCGAGGCCGAAGCGATCGAGAACATCGACATCGGCGGGCCGTGTATGGTCCGCGCCGCGGCGAAGAACTTCGCGAGCGTGACGATCATTGTGGACCCGGTTTCATACGGACCCGTCCTGAAGGAACTCGGCCAGAACGCGGGGCAACTGAGCCGCGAAACGCGCCGGGAGCTGGCGAGCGGGGCGTTCGCCCGGATCGCCGCTTACGACCACGCCATTGCGAATTACTTCCTGACGGGCGGGGCGCCGGGCGAAGTCAATTTCGACGATCCCGATGTTCTGCCGCTGCTGTTCATTCCCAATCAGAAGCTCCGGTACGGCGAGAACCCGCACCAGCGCGCCGCGTTCTACTCGGACGGCACCGCTGACCGCCCCTGTGTCGCGACCGCGGAGCAATTGCACGGCAAAGAACTCAGTTACAACAACATCCTCGACCTCGATTCGGCGCTGAATTTGGCGCGTGAGTTCGCGGCCCCGGCGTGCGTGGTGGTGAAGCACAACAATCCGTGCGGCGCCGCGACTGCCGGTAAACTTGCGGACGCTTTCGGCTTGGCCTGGGACGGTGACCCGCTCTCCGCGTTCGGCGGCATCATCGCGTTCAACCGGCCCGTCGATGTCGACACCGCCAGCGCCCTCATGGACCCGAAAGCCAAGCGGTTTATCGAGTGCGTCATCGCCCCGGACTACGAGCCATACGCGCTCGACGGGCTCAGGAAGTGGAAGGAGAACGTCCGGCTCCTGAAGACGGGCGACCTGACCGGCTTCCCGAAGGGACTTGACTACCGCCGCGTGGACGGCGGGTTGCTCGTGCAAGCTCGCGACTACGGTGCGGACAAGCCCGATGCTTGGAAGGTCGTCACCAAGCGCAAACCTACGGAGGCCGAGTTCAACGCGCTGTACTTCTCGTGGTTCGTCTGCAAGCACGTGAAGTCGAACGCGATCGTGCTCGCCCGCGATACGCAGGTTGTGGGTGTTGGGGCGGGGCAGATGTCACGGGTCGTTTCGGTCGAGATCGCGGTGAAGAAGGCCGGCGAGAAGTCGAAGGGCTCGGTGCTGGCGTCGGACGCTTTCTTCCCGTTCCCGGACAACGTTCATGCCGCTGCCGCGGCGGGCGTGACTGCGATCATCCAACCGGGTGGGTCCGTGAAAGACCCGGACAGTATTGCCGCATGCGACGAGCACGGTATCGCCATGCTGTTCACCGGCGTCCGGCACTTCCGACACTAA
- a CDS encoding class I SAM-dependent methyltransferase: protein MLPSFVRPTPMTDRLYEYVLSIGLREPDTFRALREETAQLPECEWQIAPEQGPFLAMLVQLMGAKKCLEVGTFTGYSAAWVASVLPTDGQLVCCELSAVYAGIAQKHLTAAGLSNKVEFRIAPAAQSLADLLANGHAGTFDYAFIDADKSSYNVYYERCLELVRPGGLIAIDNTLWDGKPADPSVTDMDTLAIRALNEKIHGDDRVSLSFLPFADGLTLARKIK from the coding sequence ATGTTGCCGAGCTTCGTGCGCCCTACGCCCATGACCGACCGGCTCTACGAGTACGTGTTATCGATCGGGTTGCGAGAGCCTGATACGTTCCGCGCGCTCCGCGAGGAAACGGCCCAGCTCCCGGAGTGCGAGTGGCAAATCGCGCCCGAGCAGGGGCCGTTCCTTGCGATGCTCGTGCAACTGATGGGCGCGAAGAAGTGCCTCGAAGTCGGCACGTTCACGGGGTATTCGGCCGCGTGGGTCGCGAGCGTACTCCCGACCGACGGCCAGCTCGTGTGCTGCGAACTCAGCGCCGTTTACGCGGGCATCGCGCAGAAGCACCTGACCGCCGCAGGGTTGTCGAATAAGGTCGAGTTCCGCATCGCTCCGGCCGCTCAGTCACTCGCGGACTTGCTCGCCAACGGGCACGCGGGCACCTTCGATTACGCCTTCATTGACGCCGACAAATCGAGCTACAACGTCTACTACGAGCGGTGCCTGGAACTGGTCCGCCCGGGCGGGTTGATTGCGATCGACAACACGCTCTGGGACGGCAAACCGGCCGACCCGAGCGTGACCGACATGGACACGCTCGCGATCCGGGCGCTCAACGAGAAGATCCACGGTGACGACCGCGTATCGCTTAGTTTCCTGCCGTTCGCCGACGGGCTGACGTTGGCCCGAAAAATCAAATAA
- a CDS encoding serine/threonine-protein kinase has protein sequence MATHTQLPRLNSPFLSAVRKSGLLTPDDLVAVFANASLDPTTAEPLQVAALLVRKKLLTKFQAMQLLNNRTQGFVLDKYKILDGIRQDRVGMVFKAEHTTTKRTVALKVLPCDRASDPTILKAFMDEVRGAAKVDHPAVARILDVGYWQGTHFVVSEFVPGPTLDKIVAEKGPLTPDVAAQLIAQVAVGLMHAHSCGLIHRDLKPGNLALMPDRSVKLIDLGLTHMLESPWARVTKRISTKEYAEEIAHIAPEQAWGCEMDCRSDVYSLGSTFYYLLTGQVPFPGLAPEMMAERQIRGVPSPAELRPKVSPELARIVMKMGAKDPHTRYQTAREVVQALQAWLPLAQCRALGISVEAPSPGAQEDSRTHAAVKSAKPAKKGVLAFVRGLFGR, from the coding sequence GTGGCAACACACACGCAACTTCCGCGACTCAACTCGCCGTTCCTGAGTGCCGTTCGTAAAAGTGGGCTGCTCACGCCGGACGACTTGGTAGCGGTGTTCGCGAACGCTTCTCTCGACCCCACAACCGCCGAACCGCTCCAGGTCGCGGCGCTGCTCGTGCGAAAGAAGCTGTTGACGAAGTTCCAGGCGATGCAGTTGCTCAACAACCGGACGCAGGGCTTCGTCCTCGACAAATACAAGATCCTCGACGGCATCCGGCAGGACCGCGTCGGGATGGTGTTCAAAGCGGAACACACGACGACCAAACGCACGGTGGCCTTGAAGGTGCTGCCGTGCGACCGGGCCAGCGACCCGACCATTCTGAAAGCATTCATGGACGAGGTGCGGGGTGCCGCGAAGGTGGACCACCCGGCCGTGGCGCGCATCTTGGACGTGGGGTACTGGCAGGGCACGCACTTCGTTGTCTCCGAATTTGTACCGGGGCCGACACTGGATAAGATCGTCGCGGAGAAGGGGCCGCTGACCCCGGACGTCGCGGCGCAGCTCATTGCACAAGTTGCCGTGGGCCTGATGCACGCGCACTCGTGCGGGCTGATCCACCGCGACCTGAAGCCCGGTAACCTCGCACTGATGCCAGACCGGAGCGTGAAGCTCATCGATCTGGGGCTGACGCACATGCTCGAAAGCCCGTGGGCGCGGGTCACGAAGCGGATCAGCACGAAAGAGTACGCGGAGGAGATCGCACACATCGCGCCGGAGCAGGCGTGGGGCTGCGAGATGGATTGCCGCAGCGACGTATACAGTCTTGGCTCGACGTTCTACTACCTGTTGACGGGCCAAGTTCCGTTCCCGGGGCTGGCCCCGGAAATGATGGCCGAGCGGCAGATCCGCGGGGTGCCGTCGCCGGCCGAACTCCGACCCAAAGTCTCCCCCGAACTGGCCCGGATCGTCATGAAGATGGGGGCGAAAGACCCGCACACGCGCTACCAGACTGCGCGCGAGGTGGTTCAGGCGCTTCAGGCGTGGCTCCCGCTCGCGCAGTGCCGGGCGCTCGGCATCTCTGTGGAGGCCCCGAGCCCCGGAGCGCAAGAAGACTCCCGCACGCACGCGGCTGTGAAGTCGGCCAAGCCCGCGAAGAAGGGCGTCCTCGCGTTCGTCCGCGGGCTCTTCGGGCGATAG